The Littorina saxatilis isolate snail1 linkage group LG13, US_GU_Lsax_2.0, whole genome shotgun sequence genome contains a region encoding:
- the LOC138946117 gene encoding uncharacterized protein: MAFFTEDPTRFQDPIPVTSNHSNASTTAFHEYSLAEDVWKIGSPILLGVGTVGNLLSILVLTRRRLRRITTMFYLAVLACADLAVLYTGLLRLWMDNVLGVYIRLQSDVACKVHMFCVYFSLDLSVWILVAVTADRCLYVSAPFSARRWCTLRQARVVVAVVAVVLVIVNMHYFWTVSVIYQGSRSIAGNDYYTCYTSEDPQVAFFVEKIWPWIDFCVVCFIPFIVMVVCNSLIIRQLVVSTRKLRAHSEREFVVKPDGISKTQNIPARMDTNKDGQFDTERANETQEAKQNGVAARARLENDGECGREGYDSVFSSPPRLSLYTAQPGSPIVTVSGGNHVTITRLKPEAVTPKDVRPEDDTTNRLPPIHNAENQQDKDHQIQSIQSVLVRSKQAEEHVDLKLECLKTLPPDFPSPSASSPHSGLKLERFYHQQHQDDSPQPVKIRHALPGVLPPLRITPSPSLSQQQRTEKQSAVETSSSSSASSSSSSSPSQTRTPHYDSHGQIDHVRPSLLSSPSPLPNLHEHEEQQQDDQRQRPQKPQKQQQQQKQQQQQQQQQQQQHQQGKQQQQKEQQRQELQNQQQQQQQQQRLQEQQNKHLQRLSPSQSPNSTTPPPQHQQQHNQHHLQPPPLQPPSQPQRQNPVPFSRQASRRSRFTSESLNRHCGIPSVTVMLLTVNTLFWLLTAPIVVFVIGYAYWAPLATERGKAQLSLGWAVVNMLQYANNAVHFFLYCLTGPRFREELYTMCGRSAKRRARVEGSGY; this comes from the exons ATGGCCTTCTTCACGGAAGACCCCACTCGTTTCCAGGACCCTATCCCCGTCACCAGTAACCATAGCAACGCTTCCACCACCGCCTTCCACGAGTACAGCCTGGCGGAAGACGTGTGGAAGATTGGATCCCCGATACTGCTAGGGGTAGGCACTGTGGGCAACCTGTTGTCCATCCTGGTGTTGACGCGGAGGAGACTGAGGAGGATCACCACCATGTTCTACCTGGCCGTGCTGGCTTGTGCTGACCTCGCTGTACTTTACACAG GTCTTCTCCGCCTGTGGATGGACAACGTGCTGGGAGTCTACATACGTCTGCAGTCCGACGTCGCCTGCAAGGTCCACATGTTCTGTGTCTACTTCTCTctcgacctttctgtctggattCTCGTGGCCGTTACCGCTGACCGCTGCCTCTACGTGTCCGCTCCCTTCTCAGCCAGACGCTGGTGCACCCTGAGACAGGCCAGAGTCGTCGTTGCTGTCGTCGCTGTGGTACTTGTGATCGTCAACATGCACTATTTCTGGACGGTATCTGTGATCTACCAGGGGAGTAGGAGCATTGCCGGGAATGACTACTACACGTGCTACACCAGTGAAGATCCTCAG GTCGCGTTCTTTGTGGAGAAGATATGGCCGTGGATTGACttctgtgtcgtctgcttcattCCCTTCATCGTCATGGTCGTCTGCAACTCTCTCATCATTCGACAGCTTGTCGTCTCGACCAGAAAGCTTCGCGCACACTCTGAGAGGGAATTCGTGGTCAAACCCGACGGAATCAGTAAAACACAAAACATACCTGCTAGGATGGACACAAACAAAGACGGACAATTTGACACTGAAAGAGCAAACGAAACACAGGAGGCAAAACAAAATGGCGTTGCTGCGCGCGCACGTTTAGAAAATGATGGCGAATGTGGGCGTGAAGGGTATGATTCTGTGTTCAGCTCTCCGCCACGACTGTCTCTCTACACTGCTCAGCCCGGTTCACCAATCGTAACAGTTTCCGGCGGAAATCACGTGACGATTACAAGACTAAAACCGGAAGCAGTAACACCAAAAGACGTGCGACCTGAAGACGACACCACGAATAGGTTGCCGCCGATACACAATGCTGAAAATCAACAGGACAAAGACCACCAAATTCAATCAATACAAAGCGTGTTGGTTCGAAGCAAACAAGCAGAAGAACACGTTGACTTGAAGCTCGAATGTCTTAAAACTCTCCCACCAGACTTCCCATCGCCTTCTGCGTCGTCTCCGCATTCAGGTCTGAAACTCGAGAGATTCTACCACCAGCAACATCAAGACGACTCTCCACAACCAGTCAAAATTCGGCATGCATTACCAGGAGTTTTGCCTCCACTACGAATAACGCCGTCACCATCCTTGTCGCAACAACAAAGAACAGAGAAACAAAGCGCTGTTGAgacatcatcgtcgtcgtcggcatcgtcgtcatcgtcgtcatcaccaTCACAAACTCGTACACCACACTATGATTCACATGGACAAATCGATCATGTTCGGCCATCGTTATTGTCATCTCCATCCCCTCTACCAAACCTGCATGAGCACGAAGAGCAACAGCAAGACGACCAGCGACAACGGCCGCAAAAGCCacagaagcaacaacaacaacaaaaacaacaacaacaacagcaacagcaacaacaacaacaacaccaacaaggaaaacagcaacaacaaaaagagcaACAGCGACAAGAACTGCAaaaccagcagcagcagcaacaacagcaacaaagacTGCAAGAGCAACAGAATAAGCATCTTCAGCGATTATCACCATCACAGTCACCGAACTCCACAACCCCTCCTccccaacatcaacaacaacacaaccaaCACCACCTTCAGCCTCCACCCCTACAACCACCATCTCAGCCCCAACGCCAAAACCCCGTGCCCTTTTCCCGCCAGGCGTCCAGGCGGTCTCGCTTCACCTCGGAATCACTGAACCGTCACTGCGGTATCCCGAGCGTGACCGTCATGCTCCTGACCGTCAACACGCTCTTCTGGCTTCTCACCGCTCCCATCGTCGTCTTCGTCATCGGCTACGCTTACTGGGCCCCGCTAGCCACAGAGAGGGGCAAGGCGCAGTTGTCGTTGGGGTGGGCTGTGGTCAATATGCTGCAGTACGCCAACAACGCCGTGCACTTCTTCCTCTACTGCCTGACAGGGCCACGCTTCAGGGAGGAGCTGTACACCATGTGCGGCAGGTCTGCGAAACGTAGGGCGAGAGTGGAGGGTAGTGGTTACTGA